The Desulfuromonas sp. TF DNA segment CGCGCGGCCAGCAAGGCCAAGATCAATATTTTCGCCGCCCGCCCCGGGATCATTATCGGGAAGAAGGGTTCCGAGGTTGAAGCCCTCAAGAAGGAACTGGCCAAACTCACCGATAAAGAGGTATTCATCAACATTCAGGAAGTTCGCAAGCCCGAAGTCGATGCCCAGCTGGTAGCGGAGAATGTTGCTCTGCAGCTGGAGCGCAGGGTTGCCTTCCGCCGAGCAATGAAGAAGAGCGTCAGCCAGGCGCTAAAGTTCGGCGCCCAGGGGATCAAGATCAATTGCGCCGGCCGCCTCGGCGGGGCCGAGATGAGCCGTACGGAATGGTACCGGGAAGGCCGGGTGCCTCTGCACACTCTGCGGGCCGATATCGATTACGGCTACGCCGAGGCGAAGACCACCTACGGTATCATCGGGGTTAAGGTTCTTATCTTCAAGGGCGAAGTTCTCACGCAAGGGAAGTAAAGAGACCGGGATAGGAGTAAGCTGTTATGTTAATGCCCAAGAAGGTTAAGCATAGAAAACAATTCAAGGGTCGCATGACCGGTGCCGCCTGCGGAGGAACCGAACTA contains these protein-coding regions:
- the rpsC gene encoding 30S ribosomal protein S3, whose translation is MGQKVHPIGFRLGVIKTWDSKWYAEADYAKLLHEDIKLRNYLKKRLYHAGISKIEMERAASKAKINIFAARPGIIIGKKGSEVEALKKELAKLTDKEVFINIQEVRKPEVDAQLVAENVALQLERRVAFRRAMKKSVSQALKFGAQGIKINCAGRLGGAEMSRTEWYREGRVPLHTLRADIDYGYAEAKTTYGIIGVKVLIFKGEVLTQGK